CACCCTCCTCAGGAGGgtaggtcttctctctctctcccgcagttgatgctcttcacagatgcatcaaaagaagggtgtgcTTCTCACATGTTGCATCACATGGCCTCGACTTTAGAGTGTGAGTCTGAGCGACATTACCACATAAACCTTCACGAAAAGAGGGCAATCTTTCTGGCCATCCAGCAGTTCCAACAGCAGTTCCATCCAGCAGTGTATGACCAATATCAATATCCATATAtagtatatgaaattatttttattcaatccCATTACTCTATTAGCTGTGGCTGCTATACTGCCAATATGTGTGACTGTGGTGTTGATGGCTAACAACAGCACGGTAGTGGCATatataaacaagcaaggaggtaccttttttaCAGTACTGGTGCTGGCTAGCTGTGGAAAGGATTAGATAGACAGAAGATATCTCAGTAGACCTATCAGCCCGTTTCATCCCGGGCAAGAAAAATGTTCttgtggacaatctgagcagagcgactcagatagttggctctaagtggtctttggatcgtcaggtagccaacagattcctgaatttgtgGGGTTCGCAGGTAGTATACCTGTTTGCGACATCTCCGAACAATAAGCTTCTAAAGTACAGTACTGCTATCGAATACTGAATCCCAAAGCTCTTTGGCAATATACTTTCCAACACCAATGGGACAACCTATACATCTAGAGTATGTCTTCCCCCTTTTACCTAGTAAGAAGAATACTTAACAAGGTAAGGGCATCCGAAAACCTATCGATGACCATCATAGCTCCAatgtggcatcatgcagagtggttccctcCATATCAAGATCTACTCAGATAACCACATGTAAGGATTTACCACAGAGCAGGTGAATCTCTACGACTTCGCGCAAGGGTGTTATCCTCCATGTGTGATTTTCTgccgtctaccaggcgaagtgcgcagtcttttgtggttggtgttgtggaaggggtatcgctCCTCTCGACGCCACTATCCCAGTGATAGCTGAGTTTCTGTTATACCCGCGGGAGAaaaaaactcctcttggtctcagcggtgaaaggctaccactcagccttgagcctcgtctTTAGACACTGGAAGGTGTTAATATTTCCTCATTGTTACAATTTTCTCTCCGCATACAGTTTCGATGACCTAGCTcatctgctactatgcccagtgagggtGCTGAGGTGCTACCTCAAACGGACCACAGGAGCTCTTCTCCGAGTTTACAGAATGTTTGTTAGCACGGGGAAGGTTAATAGGAGTCACAAAGAATATGATCTCTGCATGGATCCGCAAGGTGATAGATCGAGTTTTAAATCCTAACTCTCACCTGAAAGGGTGAAAACCCAGAgttcatgatgttaggggcataagcACATCTGTAGCATTTAAAAAAACTACTTTGTagggggtgtggaagcatcagacgacctgcACCACCCATTCCCTGCAAGACGTAACCAACAGGAACATAGAGACATCTTCCATCTGTCTTGTGGTGGCAGCACAAGtagtctaaacacctcaagctcctttattggacaagtagcggATGGTTTAGGGCAGACATTACCCGGGATTAAGTCTAGGATGAATGATAAGAGTGACTGGCATCTTCTCTTCGTCATCTTCCTCCTCTCTTGAGGTACAGCACCTACGGTAcgctgcaagctggcctcctcgATCTGCAGGTAAGAACTATTTCCCTTTTGTAACCtgatatatatgtggatgtatttGTTACGACCCCATTCACCTGGCGAGGTGGGAATCGGGCAATGTCAAACGGTTTGCTCCAGGTAGTTATAGGACTCTGAGAATTCCTACCTGGACAAGTCACATTGCTTAGTTATCACACAGATTGTCCAGGCTGCTATTGCGTGCGTATGCACGAGAGATTAGTGAGATGTCAGGGAGAGTCCTCTATAAGTTCATGCGAAGCACGGAGAAACACCCATGGCAAaataccagccagttggttaggattCCCACCCACCTATGGGTTAATCTTTCCTTATAAAGAGCaaaatggtttgtatttagtgacggaacaaaagGCAAATttgaatgtaatttgtatttttcccaatgatactaaccttgagctctttatacagaTTTGTCTCGCCATCACATATCCCGCtacaagtcctgcctgcaatcaaaagtggcgatagaacacaggtgtgtgagcaGGTAGCCggtactaaaccccccccccccccacccccacccgttAACGAAcggtgggtagttatacctcacTAAACGTTTTATGGCTAGTTTTCATCTTCGCAGAAAATATATTCCCTACAAATAGCTCAATGTTTGCATcgttcggaaaaatacaaattactctcaaatttgtcttatttgttgacttttccaGCTTAAAATCGTAAGCATATAAGTTAGGTGAAACCTTCCCTAAGCCAATATTTAACAAAATTCGTCTTACAAAcggcttcttggaacctattacaTTTGtatgttgaggactttctgtacttGCTGCCTCATCTAAACCGCaagtcctatactcaatttttttgaatGAGACGCATTTGTAGCGACtcgcagtacagtgaaccctcgtttatcgcggtagataggttccagacgcggccgcgataggtgaaaatccgcgaagtagtgacaccatatttacctatttattcaacatgtatattcagacttttaaaaccttcccttgtacgtagtactgttaacaaactaccctttaatgtgcagaacacttaatgcatgtactacagtaccctaaactaaaacaggcacaaatattaaaggctattttatatcatgcgtttcctaaacacgctaaaaagcatgataaaaaatggcaaccaatattttgtttacatttatctctgatcataatgaagaaacaaactggaggtagagctttgcttattacccagacatatttcccatacttttcccttagaactacatcacatcatcttactttagatatatatatatatatatatatatatatatatatatatatatatatatatatatatatatatatatatatatatatatatatatatatgtgtgtgtgtgtatatatatatatttatatgtatacacatatacatacctacatatatacatacatacatatatacataaatacatgcatacatatatatatatattactgtatatatatgggttatggaaaaaatccgcgaagtggtgaatccgcgatggtcgaaccgcgaagtagcgagggttcactgtagtgcccttttagctcgcaaaagtttcctgagcgctgattggttagaattatcttgttcaaccaatcagcgatcaagaaacttttccgagctaaaagggcacccctgagagtcggtgcaaatctgcctcactaaaaagaattgactataggtgaagGTCAGAGTTGCTACTCAGTGCACTGGGTGTGGGGGCAAGCTTCCCCACCACCTATCAGTAGCCACCAACACCTCGTTATAATCTTAATAGCCGAATTCTAGCGATGCTGAAGGCATACTCCTActaaaggaatcaggtttgtattattaggagaaataagaattacttttaaaatttatgatgTTTGTATTCTATAATCTAAATTAGTTATTAACAAGTGTGTATATTTTTAGATGCAAAACATCAGTATGATACCAACATCGTCTTGTTTTTGGTTACCTGGAAGGAGGTTCTCTCATTTGGGTCGTCTTTTGAGAACGAAGGGTTTGCCAGAGCTGCAAATCACGCACAGTCAACACCATCTTTCCCGGAATGTTCATTCCGTGTTTCAAGTGAAATTTTGTGATTTATGTGGGAAGGCATCGAGTGTTTCGAAAGCTAGAACGTATGTTTATAGGAGTGGAGATATCGGAAGCGAAGACGAAGACATATTGAGTGATGGAGAAATTGATATGGAAGATAATTTACTGTTAGATAGAGAACATCTTGAACTAGTACGGACTAATCTAAATCTTGGATCTAAAGATAAAGTTGTGAGGAGATTAGCAGAGGCTGCCAGTGTACATGAAGTGTTTTCCGTAGTTGAAAGGCAACGTAGCCATTTAACAGCTGCTCAAATATGTCAGGCAGTTGTGACCCTGTGGGATTTACAGAAAGTGTATGGAAGACTTGGTTGTGATTTTCCAGAATTTAAAAGTGTTGAATATTTTGAATTCCTTAACCGTATTATTCAGCATCCAACTTTCATCCAACTTCTCTCAAGTTTAGAAAATATTACTGCAGacttagaaaatgatgaaatgtcGTGTTTAGTTTTATATCTTTTTAGATTGGGAATAGATGACTGTTCACCGGTTATGCAAAATCTGCTCATTTTATCAGCAAAAAATATAGAAGACTTCAGTCTTAGAGGATTGTCTAGGTTAAGTGTTTACTTACGAAATCAAGGCATTAGAGGATACTACTTACAGTCAATAATTGTGAGATTGGTGGAGGGAAAATTGAAGTCAGTGTcaagtcttgaagatctgaaattgATAACGATATGTTTGAATAGTGCATCAAGATTACTGTCAGAATCTATTTTCAGTGAATATGAAGACTTGTTACGGAAGTTTTTGAGTGAAGGAAACCTAGGTAAGAGTGAACCTAGATTGTTATTGAAGTTTCTAAAATTCTTAACTCGGAAAGAATGGGTAAAAAAGCCAGACACCTTGCATCGGCAGTTATTGCTGCATCTTTCGAGTAAGGTACATACCATGAGTGGAGTGGAGATAGTAGCATTAACTAATAGTTTTAATGACATTTTAGAACCGAGGGAGATACTTTACAAAGTCAGGGAACGGGCCAGTAATTTGATAGAGGACAGTAAGAGCTCGTATAAGAAAGCCAGGTTAATGCTGTGCTTGGCTCCTTTTAGCACTTATGAAGCTCGCTCTAGGTTTGAAGAAATTATTATTGAAAGCCTGGAAAGCGACGACTTATTTGATCTGATCCCCATCATTTTTAAGTGTTTACGAAGTACCAAGACCTCCAATTTTAGACTATGCAATTCATTTTGGTATAAAGCGTTGGTTGCTGTAGAAGGAGAAATAGCGAATATTAAAGGACAGTTTCTCGGAATGGAAGAGATTTTACGCAGGAGAGTTTATCAGCGATACATGTACTTTAATAACAACCTTGGTGGAACATACCGGAACATTACTTtagaaaaaagaatgaatgaaGCATTTGTTGAAGAGTTACGAGGTCAGTGTGGCATGATTCCTCACAAGGTAGCTGGCATGTCATCTTTTCTGATTGGTTATTGTGGAGTTGATGGTATTCCTGATGATATATTAGATAAAGTTTTGTCTAATTCACAACAGTTTTCCTTGCAAGACATTGTAAATCTGTCTAGGGGAATCCAGATAAGTCTGGCTTTCCACACCAAGAATGCCCGACGGTCTTATACAGAACAAATTTCAAGTCTCTGTCACGTCCTTAACACTTGCACAGAAAGACATTTAAAGGTAAGCAACTACATTTTGATGAATATTGTAGTGTGTATCAAGTCAGCTGTTATTTCACTGGAATCTATTCAGTTGATGTACTGTATAATTTTATGAATACTGtaaattgtttagtttagtttgttCTTACGTGTATACAAACCTTCAAAATAGCTGGAATTCTATTGAATTGTTAACTAGGTAGTTAGTTAATGAAAGGTCATGAATGGAGGAATTCCGCCCATCTGCTTATCACGAATTAGCAACTTTTGTTTTTGGACGCAATATATCATCATGCTGCTCTCATGACTGTTGGATCTTTTTTTACATTCTTTTGTGAcaagtgttgatttttttttttgtgaactcaATTGCTTGTACAGTAATACCCCTTTTGTGGTGGTTCGCCTTATGTCACTTCCGATCGTATGTCGCTCATCCTTAAAGGTTAAATGCAAATATAAAAttcacttgttccgtaactgaaatacaaaccacgctatttacatagggtttactttcggcgtagctgaacttgacgagccattagatttttaacgagggtttactacccccgcgctagttagcaggggtaggggaggggtagcttgctaccactcccccctcacacaccggtgaaatgtctcacttcacttttggctcggacgatgtacagatgtGTCTGCCTTCGTCCTTGCTTGGCAGCCATTTTAGGTTTTgtcttaatcacttacttttcttatactctatatatatgtaaacatatttacatgtttatgtatatatttgagtatagaaatcagtaaatttccttttcagagttcgtgcttgtgtgttgtgtacgatatctccgtggagcccgcgGCAGTTAGgtcaccacggtgtaatttcatgggtcgcgatcgagtttgactacggtctctctctctctcgcttaaggtcgttcaccctttactacgttacctttactacatcctgggtagcttccttcccgtgttgggtggggttgctacgccgtacattttatctcaattatttttatgaatctaattgtatttgttaacttttcagctttttgtagaacgcttcctttcggggtttttgttctttctttagtgaacattcatatttgaattacataattataattgttatttgttccgtaaccgaaatacaaaccacgctatttacaaagggtttacttttagcgcagctgaaatgacgagccaatagtttttaacgagggttaattacccccgcgctagttagcggggggtggggaagggtagcttgctacccctcccccctccacacaccggtgacttgcttcacttcacttttggctcggcggtgatcagacgtgtctactcatcgccttcgtgacagcctttaattttctgctttttcttttcagcgtgtgtgttggttggaagttgaccttcagttattttctttactatgcgtacatgccctggaattgccggccgtgcttgtgggactttcatgtcggacgttaatacggatccacacaccctctgccctcaatgtcggggccgacggtgtgaccaggagaacatgtgccgtgagtgcagggagtggtctgcctcccagtgggagaggtttggccgtcggcgtaagaagaagtccaagagagaccgttctcctccggggttagccttgaaggaggaaggttctcgggactcttcttccgccgcccaaacctcctccgaagctccccctcgtccgcctcctaaggagagtcgtccgagtgggagcgcaggcccttgttctgtttccctaccttcggtggggggagagggcgtcgcctcccatagcgaggcggttccccctcctcctccgggggaggttattgataatgccttatccagtgatgatcttttacagatttgatcgtccctggggcttaagggcttgccctccagggtcgctcttattgaccttgtctcgttgggggccgctgttaagcagtcgccggtggtagcagaggtagaccctctgtctattgtcgacgtcgtggtgacagaggcctccgacgtggctgggccttccgccgcaggtgctgttgctggtgatggtgctcaaggctctcctcctccttccgtacatccttcgaagggggaagtgagtccttcggtctcgactgctgctcagcttccttctgagggaagtgttttgacggagactccccttcggaggaccgatggtcccgacgatctcccccgaggctgcctccgccgtaaggctcaccgccctctacgccacaagggcctcccttccccttacagggggactaagaggcgcctttttgggtcttcgtcctctgggggggactctcctcgtcagcctcaacctactgctccgccctccttgaacctctctgcagaccgctcaccatctcctgccggatcttcgccttctggagaactcgtcacccgacgggcaacggtccc
This DNA window, taken from Palaemon carinicauda isolate YSFRI2023 chromosome 10, ASM3689809v2, whole genome shotgun sequence, encodes the following:
- the LOC137648812 gene encoding FAST kinase domain-containing protein 1, mitochondrial, coding for MQFKMMQNISMIPTSSCFWLPGRRFSHLGRLLRTKGLPELQITHSQHHLSRNVHSVFQVKFCDLCGKASSVSKARTYVYRSGDIGSEDEDILSDGEIDMEDNLLLDREHLELVRTNLNLGSKDKVVRRLAEAASVHEVFSVVERQRSHLTAAQICQAVVTLWDLQKVYGRLGCDFPEFKSVEYFEFLNRIIQHPTFIQLLSSLENITADLENDEMSCLVLYLFRLGIDDCSPVMQNLLILSAKNIEDFSLRGLSRLSVYLRNQGIRGYYLQSIIVRLVEGKLKSVSSLEDLKLITICLNSASRLLSESIFSEYEDLLRKFLSEGNLGKSEPRLLLKFLKFLTRKEWVKKPDTLHRQLLLHLSSKVHTMSGVEIVALTNSFNDILEPREILYKVRERASNLIEDSKSSYKKARLMLCLAPFSTYEARSRFEEIIIESLESDDLFDLIPIIFKCLRSTKTSNFRLCNSFWYKALVAVEGEIANIKGQFLGMEEILRRRVYQRYMYFNNNLGGTYRNITLEKRMNEAFVEELRGQCGMIPHKVAGMSSFLIGYCGVDGIPDDILDKVLSNSQQFSLQDIVNLSRGIQISLAFHTKNARRSYTEQISSLCHVLNTCTERHLKNVSSIASVCYLTRAFLSRGGSSRTFLFDALVEAHIPLLGNLNSRIIRDISINFQKTKYCSPKIFEAVAQYIIDNQEYILAGTLERYLTCIYSLGYHPESNDNFFSACFNILNQDKSNLSGLSILEVSLALCMYGYLQSEALHSIFNISFLDKLDEEISACYSKGSYPYRVRHTLMELNRAVCIDHPEENIPWFHEKYCEELLETVAVPNSVFHSEVHQALSQLVGGPEVVRANAKTPYYYLIDFEFLVDAEKRPIPLSSYHSFSKTTGTAKNKHIENNPGYRRIAVLLRNENCYCVNTRLLMGRHQMERRHLEVMGYEVVEIPHFMWYSMAHATIEDRLQYLRTLIYP